One segment of Nocardioides sp. QY071 DNA contains the following:
- the pheS gene encoding phenylalanine--tRNA ligase subunit alpha, with amino-acid sequence MSGPNTDYDPVEVAAVSPAELEAARDAALAAIAAATDLEQLKAVRTDHAGDRSPLALANREIGALPPQARKEAGQRVGQARGAVSKALAARQEVLEAEHEARILVEEAVDVTLPTDELPLGGRHPLTTGAELIADIFVAMGWEVAEGPVIEAEWLNFDALNLGPDHPARTMQDTFWTEPADNHVVLRTHTSPVQARTMLTRTPPLYVVCPGRVFRTDEYDATHSPMFHQVEGLAIDEGISMAHLKGTLDHFASQMFGEGITTRFRPSYFPFTEPSAEVDLVCFVCRGIDSDACRTCRGEGWIEWGGCGIVNPRVLRACGVDSERYSGFAFGMGIDRTLMFRHGLEDLRTLFEGDVRFTTAFGSEL; translated from the coding sequence ATGTCTGGCCCGAACACTGACTACGACCCCGTGGAGGTCGCCGCCGTGAGCCCTGCCGAGCTCGAAGCGGCGCGCGACGCCGCCCTGGCCGCGATCGCCGCCGCCACCGACCTGGAGCAGCTCAAGGCGGTGCGGACCGACCACGCCGGCGACCGCTCGCCGCTCGCTCTCGCCAACCGCGAGATCGGCGCGCTGCCTCCTCAGGCCCGCAAGGAGGCCGGCCAGCGCGTCGGCCAGGCCCGCGGTGCCGTGAGCAAGGCGCTCGCCGCGCGGCAGGAGGTGCTGGAGGCGGAGCACGAGGCGCGGATCCTCGTCGAGGAGGCCGTCGACGTGACGCTGCCGACCGACGAGCTCCCGCTCGGCGGCCGTCACCCGCTGACCACCGGCGCGGAGCTGATCGCCGACATCTTCGTCGCGATGGGCTGGGAGGTCGCCGAGGGGCCGGTCATCGAGGCCGAGTGGCTCAACTTCGACGCGCTCAACCTCGGGCCCGACCATCCGGCTCGCACCATGCAGGACACGTTCTGGACCGAGCCGGCCGACAACCACGTCGTGCTGCGCACCCACACCAGCCCGGTCCAGGCGCGCACCATGCTGACGCGTACGCCTCCGCTCTACGTCGTGTGCCCGGGTCGCGTCTTCCGCACCGACGAGTACGACGCCACCCACTCGCCGATGTTCCACCAGGTCGAGGGCCTCGCCATCGACGAGGGCATCTCGATGGCCCACCTCAAGGGCACCCTCGACCACTTCGCGAGCCAGATGTTCGGCGAGGGCATCACCACCCGGTTCCGGCCGTCGTACTTCCCCTTCACGGAGCCGTCCGCCGAGGTCGACCTGGTCTGCTTCGTCTGCCGTGGCATCGACTCCGACGCCTGCCGCACCTGTCGCGGCGAGGGCTGGATCGAGTGGGGCGGCTGCGGCATCGTCAACCCGCGCGTGCTCCGGGCCTGCGGCGTCGACTCCGAGCGCTACTCGGGCTTCGCCTTCGGGATGGGCATCGACCGGACCCTGATGTTCCGGCACGGCCTCGAGGACCTGCGCACCCTGTTCGAGGGCGACGTGCGCTTCACCACGGCATTCGGGAGTGAACTGTGA
- a CDS encoding DinB family protein, with amino-acid sequence MTEAEPPADVLRRYLTNVREALLWKLEGLGERQLRLPRTPTGTSFLGTVLHCANVEIGYFGPTFGRVWPEPDHPAVIAMDAYDTDPQADWTVPADLPAAELIALYGRVGAFADAALAELPLDTPGRVPWWPQDGAGTTLHHIAVHVLCDLQRHAGQLDILREQLDGAAGLRPAMTNVPDGVDWPSYVARLTAVAEQFPE; translated from the coding sequence ATGACCGAGGCCGAACCGCCCGCCGACGTGCTTCGCCGCTACCTGACCAATGTCCGCGAGGCGCTGCTCTGGAAGCTCGAGGGACTGGGCGAGCGGCAGCTGCGCCTGCCCCGCACCCCGACCGGGACCTCCTTCCTGGGCACGGTGCTGCACTGCGCCAACGTCGAGATCGGCTACTTCGGCCCGACCTTCGGACGGGTCTGGCCAGAGCCGGACCACCCGGCGGTGATCGCGATGGACGCCTACGACACCGATCCCCAGGCCGACTGGACCGTGCCCGCCGACCTCCCGGCCGCCGAGCTGATCGCCCTCTACGGCCGGGTCGGCGCCTTCGCCGACGCCGCGCTCGCCGAGCTCCCGCTGGACACTCCCGGGCGCGTCCCGTGGTGGCCGCAGGACGGGGCAGGGACCACGCTGCACCACATCGCCGTCCACGTCCTGTGCGACCTCCAGCGGCACGCCGGCCAGCTCGACATCCTCCGCGAGCAGCTCGACGGCGCCGCCGGGCTGCGCCCCGCGATGACCAACGTCCCGGACGGCGTCGACTGGCCGTCGTACGTCGCGCGGCTGACCGCGGTAGCCGAGCAGTTCCCCGAGTAG
- a CDS encoding ATP-binding protein, producing the protein MTDPLDLLPDGVVLAGADATVSAVNAVAAAMLGIDDPAAAVGRPLGEVLALTDHDARTWTDANAPYRGLSTRSGVPEQSWLLPDGTEVLVTARLHRAVRPGPVTTVAIDLRSGRGRARLDRDRSDLVATLAHELRSPLTGVKGFVQALLNRWDKLSDEQKRLMLTTASADADRLSRLITELLDVARIDTGRLQLHRRPTDLGRKAELVHRSITVVTSTPIELDIEPDLPPVDADPDKVLQVLTNVVENAVRHGSGTVRVHVGRWGEDDDHLAVTVTDEGAGIAPELRQRIFTKFWTEGTGGGSGLGLYIVRGLVRAHGGTIVVDDRPGGGARIVTTWPVARTVAA; encoded by the coding sequence GTGACCGACCCCCTCGACCTCCTGCCGGACGGCGTCGTCCTCGCCGGCGCCGACGCCACGGTGAGCGCGGTCAACGCGGTCGCGGCCGCCATGCTCGGCATCGACGACCCGGCTGCCGCCGTCGGTCGGCCGCTGGGCGAGGTGCTCGCCCTCACCGACCACGACGCGCGGACCTGGACCGACGCGAACGCGCCGTACCGCGGACTGTCCACCCGCAGCGGTGTCCCCGAGCAGTCGTGGCTGCTGCCCGACGGCACCGAGGTGCTGGTCACCGCGCGACTGCACCGTGCCGTCCGCCCCGGCCCGGTCACCACTGTGGCCATCGACCTGCGCTCCGGCCGGGGCCGGGCCCGCCTCGACCGCGACCGCTCCGACCTCGTCGCCACCCTCGCCCACGAGCTGCGCTCCCCCCTCACCGGCGTCAAGGGCTTCGTCCAGGCCCTCCTCAACCGGTGGGACAAGCTCAGCGACGAGCAGAAGCGACTCATGCTCACCACCGCGAGCGCGGACGCCGACCGGCTCAGCCGGCTGATCACCGAGCTGCTCGACGTCGCCCGGATCGACACCGGCCGGCTCCAGCTGCACCGCCGCCCGACCGACCTCGGTCGCAAGGCCGAGCTGGTGCACCGGTCGATCACCGTGGTCACCTCCACGCCGATCGAGCTCGACATCGAGCCCGACCTCCCCCCGGTCGACGCCGACCCGGACAAGGTGCTGCAGGTGCTCACCAATGTCGTCGAGAACGCCGTGCGCCACGGCAGCGGCACGGTCCGGGTCCACGTCGGGCGCTGGGGCGAGGACGACGACCACCTCGCCGTCACCGTCACCGACGAGGGCGCCGGCATCGCCCCCGAGCTGCGGCAGCGGATCTTCACCAAGTTCTGGACCGAAGGCACGGGCGGCGGGTCGGGCCTCGGCCTCTACATCGTGCGCGGCCTGGTCCGCGCTCACGGCGGCACCATCGTCGTCGACGACCGCCCCGGCGGCGGCGCCCGGATCGTCACGACCTGGCCGGTCGCGCGGACCGTGGCAGCATGA
- a CDS encoding RNA methyltransferase: MTPLSAGNTRVKEARKLHRRPERSGRRCFLADGPKAVEGALGAGVVVEVFATAEAAVQYADLLADAPVTLVDDRAMGGLSDSVNPAGLVAVCRFLDSELPSAPRLLSICADVRDPGNAGTVIRTSDAAGAGAVVLAGDSVDPYNPKTVRATVGSLFHLPVVVERDPASAVRRAQAAGLTVLAADGGGEVDLFAADDLLARPTAWLFGNEAWGLPEELAALADHRVSIPILGGAESLNLATAAAVCLYASARAMMRS, from the coding sequence ATGACTCCTCTGAGCGCGGGCAACACCCGCGTCAAGGAAGCACGCAAGCTGCACCGCCGTCCGGAGCGATCCGGGCGGCGGTGTTTCCTTGCCGACGGCCCGAAGGCCGTCGAGGGCGCGCTCGGCGCCGGTGTCGTGGTCGAGGTGTTCGCGACCGCCGAGGCCGCCGTGCAGTACGCCGACCTGCTGGCCGACGCCCCGGTCACCCTGGTCGACGACCGCGCGATGGGCGGCCTCAGCGACAGCGTCAACCCAGCCGGCCTGGTGGCGGTGTGCCGGTTCCTGGACAGCGAGCTGCCGTCCGCCCCGCGGCTGCTGTCGATCTGCGCCGACGTGCGCGACCCCGGCAACGCCGGCACCGTCATCCGCACCAGCGACGCCGCCGGCGCCGGGGCCGTCGTGCTGGCCGGTGACTCCGTCGACCCCTACAACCCGAAGACCGTCCGGGCGACCGTCGGCAGCCTTTTCCACCTCCCGGTGGTCGTCGAGCGCGACCCGGCCTCCGCCGTACGACGGGCGCAGGCGGCCGGGCTCACGGTGCTCGCCGCCGACGGCGGGGGAGAGGTCGACCTCTTCGCCGCCGACGACCTGCTCGCGCGGCCCACGGCCTGGCTGTTCGGCAACGAGGCCTGGGGCCTGCCCGAGGAGCTCGCGGCGCTGGCCGACCACCGGGTCAGCATCCCGATCCTCGGCGGTGCCGAGTCGCTCAACCTCGCCACGGCCGCGGCGGTCTGTCTCTACGCCAGCGCCCGCGCCATGATGAGGTCGTGA
- the rplT gene encoding 50S ribosomal protein L20: MARVKRAVNAAKKRRTTLDRASGYRGQRSRLYRKAKEQVTHSLVYSYNDRKKNKGNFRRLWIQRINAAARAEGLTYNRFIQGLNLAGIEVDRKILADLAVNDAPAFAALVAQAKAALPEDVNAPKVSA, from the coding sequence ATGGCACGCGTCAAGCGCGCAGTGAACGCGGCGAAGAAGCGTCGTACCACCCTCGACCGGGCCAGCGGCTACCGCGGCCAGCGCTCGCGGCTCTACCGCAAGGCCAAGGAGCAGGTCACCCACTCGCTGGTCTACAGCTACAACGACCGCAAGAAGAACAAGGGCAACTTCCGCCGCCTGTGGATCCAGCGCATCAACGCCGCTGCCCGCGCCGAGGGCCTGACCTACAACCGCTTCATCCAGGGTCTCAACCTGGCCGGCATCGAGGTCGACCGCAAGATCCTCGCCGACCTCGCGGTCAACGACGCGCCCGCCTTCGCCGCGCTCGTCGCGCAGGCCAAGGCCGCGCTGCCCGAGGACGTCAACGCGCCCAAGGTGTCCGCCTGA
- the rpmI gene encoding 50S ribosomal protein L35, giving the protein MPKNKTHSGASKRFKVTGSGKILREKAGKRHNLEKKASKVTRRLTGTVEVAKNDVPRAKKMLGL; this is encoded by the coding sequence ATGCCCAAGAACAAGACGCACTCCGGCGCCAGCAAGCGGTTCAAGGTGACCGGCAGCGGCAAGATCCTTCGCGAGAAGGCCGGCAAGCGCCACAACCTCGAGAAGAAGGCCTCCAAGGTCACCCGTCGCCTCACCGGCACGGTCGAGGTCGCCAAGAACGACGTCCCGCGCGCGAAGAAGATGCTCGGTCTCTGA